The following nucleotide sequence is from Corylus avellana chloroplast, complete genome.
ACGGTTAACCAACATGTTAACTAATCGATTACGATAAATTGGATCGGATTTTGCAGTTTTTTCTTCTGCAGTACCTCGACGTGACATGAGCGTGAAAGGGGTTCAAGAATCAGTTTTATTTTTATAAGGGCTAAAATGAAAATCATTTATTTTGGCTTTTTGACCCCATATTGTAGGGTGGATCTCGAAAGATATGAAAGATCTCCCTCCAAGCCGTACATACGACTTTCATCGAATACGGCTTTCCGCAGAATCCTATATGTATCTATGAGATCGAGTGTGGAATTCTGTTTACTCACTTTAAATTGAGTATCCGTTTCCCTCCTTTTCCTGCTAGGATTGGAAATCCTGTATTTTACATATCCATACGATTGAGTCCTTGGGTTTCCGAAATAGTGTAAAAAGAAGTGCTTCGAATCATTGCTATTTGACTCAGACCTGTTCTAAAAAAGTCGAGGCATTTCGAATTGTTTGTTGACACGGACAAAGTCAAGGCAAACCTCTGAAATTATTTCAATATTGGACCTTGGACATATAATAGTTCCGAATCGAATCTCTTTAGAAAGAAGATCTTTTGTCTCATGGTAGCCTGCTCCTGTTCCCTTACGAAACTTTCGTTATTGGGTTAGCCATACACTTCACATGTTTCTAGCGATTCACATGGCATCATCAAATGATACAAGTCTTGGATAAGAATCTACAACGCACTAGAACGCCCTTGTTGACGATCCTTTACTCCGACAGCATCTAGGGTTCCTCGAACAATGTGATATCTCACACCGGGTAAATCCTTAACCCTTCCCCCTCTTACTAAGACTACAGAATGTTCTTGTAAATTATGGCCAATACCAGGTATATAAGCAGTGATTTCAAATCCAGAGGTTAAGCGTACTCTGGCAACTTTACGTAAGGCAGAGTTTGGTTTTTTGGGGGTGATAGTGGAAAAGTTGACAGATAAGTCACCCTTACTGCCACTCTACAGAACCGTACATGAGATTTTCACCTCATACGGCTCCTCGTTCAATTCTTTCGAAGTCGTTGGATCCTTTTCCTCGTTCGAGAATCTCCTCTCTTCTTCCACTCCGCCCCGAAGAGTAACTGGGACCAATTCAGTCACGTTTTCATTCATTTGGAATCTGGGCTCTTCTACTTCATTTTTATTTACTTATTTTTTTTATTATTTTTCCCTCTCTTTTCTTTTTTTATTCCCTTCCATCATTCCTTAAGTCCCATAGGTTTGATCCTGTAGAATC
It contains:
- the rps12 gene encoding ribosomal protein S12, which translates into the protein MPTIKQLIRKTRQPIRNVTKSPALGGCPQRRGTCTRVYTITPKKPNSALRKVARVRLTSGFEITAYIPGIGHNLQEHSVVLVRGGRVKDLPGVRYHIVRGTLDAVGVKDRQQGRSNMGSKSQNK